The following coding sequences lie in one Lysobacter capsici genomic window:
- a CDS encoding S9 family peptidase, producing MKPTLLTLAATLLMTTTLNAPAADLPAPPDVAKKPYTVKAPHGAQRGDEYYWLRDDKRKNPEMLAYLNAENAYVDTVMKPLKPLEDKLYGEIVGRIKQDDSSVPYRERGYWYYTRFETGQDYPIHARRKGSMEDAEQVLLDVNAMAKGKDYFSVGAMEVTQDNQVLAWADDAVGRRQYKIRFKNLATGEIYPDVIENASTDLVWADDNKTLFYVENDPKTLLTVRIKKHVLGTPASKDALVYEEKDDSFYMGIERSRDDAYICINIHSTVSSEVRCAPAADPKAFFVLAPRQRDVEYDADHLGGRWVIRTNAPGADGKPAPNFKLVTADDGARSIKEWKDWIAHRDDVFVEGFELFDGFTAVAERSNALERLRLIGKDGKEEFVKADEPAFSMGLSVNSEHDTPWLRYTYTSLTTPATTYELNTQTGERKLLKRQPVIGYDSEKYVTERFWATARDGVKVPVSLVYKKGFEKNGKAALLQYAYGSYGMSMDPGFNSTVVSLLDRGMVYAIAHIRGGQEIGRKWYDDGKLFHKQNTFNDFVDVTADLVKAGYAAPDRVAAYGGSAGGLLMGAVANMAPDKYRVVLSQVPFVDVVTTMLDASIPLTTNEYDEWGNPEKKDYYDYMLSYSPYDNLKKQAYPAMFVGTGLWDSQVQYWEPAKYVARLRDLDTGKQPVLFRTNMDAGHGGKSGRFRRFREQAEMYSFMIDQMQVSADVLAK from the coding sequence ATGAAACCGACCCTGTTAACGCTTGCGGCCACGCTACTGATGACCACCACCCTCAACGCTCCCGCCGCCGACCTGCCCGCGCCGCCCGATGTGGCCAAGAAGCCCTACACCGTCAAGGCGCCGCACGGCGCCCAGCGCGGCGACGAGTACTACTGGCTGCGCGACGACAAGCGCAAGAACCCCGAAATGCTGGCGTACCTCAATGCCGAGAACGCCTACGTCGACACGGTGATGAAGCCGCTCAAGCCGCTGGAGGACAAGCTCTACGGCGAAATCGTCGGCCGCATCAAGCAAGACGACAGCTCGGTGCCGTACCGCGAACGCGGCTACTGGTACTACACCCGCTTCGAGACCGGCCAGGATTACCCGATCCACGCGCGCCGCAAGGGCAGCATGGAGGACGCCGAGCAGGTCCTGCTCGACGTCAACGCGATGGCCAAGGGCAAGGACTACTTCAGCGTCGGCGCGATGGAGGTCACCCAGGACAATCAGGTGCTGGCCTGGGCCGACGATGCGGTCGGCCGTCGCCAGTACAAGATCCGGTTCAAGAATCTGGCCACCGGCGAGATCTATCCGGACGTCATTGAAAATGCGTCCACCGACCTGGTCTGGGCCGACGACAACAAGACCCTGTTCTACGTCGAGAACGATCCCAAGACCCTGCTGACCGTGCGGATCAAGAAGCACGTGCTCGGCACGCCCGCATCCAAGGACGCGCTGGTCTACGAGGAAAAGGACGACAGCTTCTACATGGGCATCGAGCGCAGCCGCGACGACGCCTACATCTGCATCAACATCCACAGCACCGTGTCGAGCGAAGTGCGTTGCGCGCCGGCCGCCGATCCGAAGGCGTTCTTCGTGCTCGCGCCGCGCCAGCGCGATGTCGAATACGACGCCGACCATCTCGGCGGCCGCTGGGTGATCCGCACCAACGCGCCCGGCGCCGACGGCAAGCCGGCGCCGAACTTCAAGCTGGTCACCGCCGACGACGGCGCGCGTTCGATCAAGGAGTGGAAGGACTGGATCGCGCACCGCGACGACGTGTTCGTCGAGGGCTTCGAACTGTTCGACGGCTTCACCGCCGTGGCCGAGCGCTCCAACGCGCTCGAGCGTCTGCGCCTGATCGGCAAGGACGGCAAGGAAGAGTTCGTCAAGGCCGACGAGCCGGCGTTCTCGATGGGCCTGTCGGTCAATTCCGAACACGACACGCCGTGGCTGCGCTACACCTACACTTCGCTGACCACGCCGGCGACCACCTACGAACTCAACACCCAGACCGGTGAGCGCAAGCTGCTCAAGCGCCAGCCGGTGATCGGCTACGACAGCGAGAAGTACGTGACCGAGCGCTTCTGGGCGACCGCGCGCGACGGCGTCAAGGTGCCGGTGTCGCTGGTCTACAAGAAGGGCTTCGAGAAGAACGGCAAGGCCGCGTTGCTGCAGTACGCCTACGGCAGCTACGGCATGTCGATGGACCCGGGCTTCAACAGCACCGTCGTCAGCCTGCTCGATCGCGGCATGGTCTATGCGATCGCGCACATCCGCGGCGGCCAGGAAATCGGCCGCAAGTGGTACGACGACGGCAAGCTGTTCCACAAGCAGAACACGTTCAACGATTTCGTCGACGTCACCGCCGATCTGGTCAAGGCCGGTTACGCCGCGCCCGATCGCGTCGCCGCGTACGGCGGCAGCGCGGGCGGCCTGTTGATGGGGGCGGTGGCGAACATGGCGCCGGACAAGTACCGCGTGGTGCTGTCGCAGGTGCCGTTCGTCGATGTGGTCACCACCATGCTCGACGCCAGCATCCCGCTGACCACCAACGAGTACGACGAGTGGGGCAACCCGGAGAAGAAGGACTACTACGACTACATGCTGTCGTACTCGCCTTACGACAATCTCAAGAAGCAGGCGTATCCGGCGATGTTCGTCGGCACCGGCCTGTGGGATTCGCAGGTGCAGTACTGGGAGCCGGCGAAGTACGTGGCGCGGCTGCGCGACCTCGACACCGGCAAGCAGCCGGTGCTGTTCCGCACCAACATGGACGCCGGCCACGGCGGCAAGTCGGGCCGCTTCCGCCGTTTCCGCGAACAGGCGGAGATGTACTCGTTCATGATCGACCAGATGCAGGTCAGCGCGGACGTGCTGGCGAAGTGA
- a CDS encoding prolyl oligopeptidase family serine peptidase — MPVLPKTCQSLLLAAGLAAASACGAVIAKEATVTDDPYAWLEDVDGKRALDWVHARNAKTEAEYTGSAQFKQLEASILEILDSDAKIPDVQKIGDHYYNFWQDAQHPRGLWRRTTLAEYRKDKPAWETVLDLDALNAQENEQWVWHGAECLRPDFQRCLISLSRGGSDADVTREFDLVAKTWIKDGFYRPEAKGSLTWIDRDHVYVATDFGKGSMTSSGYARTVKLWTRGTPMAQAAPVYEGRDSDMMVGAWHDPTPGFERDFVERTIAFYNNELFLRGADGKLSKLDLPNSANKEVRREWLLLELRDPYEAGGKTYPAGSLIATRLDDFQAGKRDFVSLFAPTDTSSLAGTTWTRHHLIINVLDDVKNKLTVLTPPDAGQGEWTRAAFVGAPTFGTVMVGAVDGIDSDAVWLSAADYLTPTTLALAEPGQTPEVLKTMPTFFDASKDTIEQHFAKSQDGTRVPYFLVRPKDLKYDGKAPTLLYGYGGFEVSMTPKYSGGIGRGWLAKGGVYAVANIRGGGEYGPRWHQAALKANRHKAYEDFAAVGRDLIERKITSTPHLGVQGGSNGGLLTGNMLTQYPELFGAVVVQVPLLDMKRYSHLLAGASWMAEYGNPDTDDWSFIKTFSPYHLFDPKREYPPVIFMTSTKDDRVHPGHARKMAAKMLDAGKNVTYYENIEGGHGGAANNAQQAHMSALALTFLWQQLAK; from the coding sequence ATGCCCGTTCTCCCGAAGACCTGTCAGTCCCTGTTGCTAGCGGCCGGTCTCGCGGCTGCATCGGCCTGCGGCGCCGTCATCGCCAAGGAGGCGACCGTGACCGACGATCCCTACGCGTGGCTCGAAGACGTCGACGGCAAGCGCGCGCTCGACTGGGTGCATGCGCGCAACGCCAAGACCGAAGCCGAATACACCGGCAGCGCGCAGTTCAAGCAGCTCGAAGCGAGCATCCTCGAGATCCTCGATTCCGACGCCAAGATCCCCGACGTACAGAAGATCGGCGATCACTATTACAACTTCTGGCAGGACGCCCAGCACCCGCGCGGCCTGTGGCGCCGCACCACCCTGGCCGAGTACCGCAAGGACAAGCCGGCCTGGGAAACGGTGCTCGACCTGGACGCGCTCAACGCCCAGGAGAACGAGCAATGGGTCTGGCACGGCGCCGAATGCCTGCGCCCGGATTTCCAGCGCTGCCTGATTTCGCTGTCGCGCGGCGGATCCGACGCCGACGTCACCCGCGAATTCGACCTGGTCGCCAAGACCTGGATCAAGGACGGTTTCTACCGCCCCGAAGCCAAGGGCAGCCTGACCTGGATCGATCGCGATCACGTCTACGTCGCCACCGATTTCGGCAAGGGCAGCATGACCAGCTCGGGCTATGCGCGCACGGTCAAGCTGTGGACGCGCGGCACCCCGATGGCCCAGGCCGCGCCGGTCTACGAGGGTCGGGACAGCGACATGATGGTCGGCGCCTGGCACGACCCGACGCCGGGCTTCGAGCGCGACTTCGTCGAACGCACCATCGCGTTCTACAACAACGAACTGTTCCTGCGCGGCGCCGACGGCAAGCTCAGCAAGCTCGATCTGCCCAACTCCGCGAACAAGGAAGTGCGCCGCGAGTGGTTGTTGCTGGAACTGCGCGATCCTTACGAAGCCGGCGGCAAGACGTATCCCGCCGGCAGCCTGATCGCCACGCGTCTGGACGATTTCCAGGCCGGCAAGCGCGATTTCGTCAGCCTGTTCGCGCCCACCGACACCAGTTCGCTGGCCGGCACGACCTGGACCCGCCATCACCTCATCATCAACGTCCTCGACGACGTCAAGAACAAGCTCACCGTGTTGACCCCGCCGGACGCGGGGCAGGGCGAGTGGACGCGCGCAGCGTTCGTCGGCGCGCCGACGTTCGGCACGGTCATGGTCGGCGCGGTCGACGGCATCGACAGCGATGCGGTCTGGCTCAGCGCGGCGGATTACCTGACCCCGACCACGCTGGCATTGGCCGAGCCCGGGCAGACGCCCGAAGTGCTCAAGACCATGCCGACCTTCTTCGATGCGTCGAAGGACACGATCGAACAGCACTTCGCCAAGAGCCAGGACGGCACCCGCGTGCCGTACTTCCTGGTGCGGCCGAAGGACCTCAAGTACGACGGCAAGGCGCCGACGCTGCTGTACGGCTACGGCGGTTTCGAAGTGTCGATGACCCCGAAGTATTCCGGCGGAATCGGCAGGGGCTGGCTGGCAAAGGGCGGCGTGTACGCGGTCGCCAACATCCGCGGCGGCGGCGAGTACGGCCCGCGCTGGCACCAGGCCGCGCTCAAGGCCAACCGGCACAAGGCGTATGAGGACTTCGCCGCGGTCGGCCGCGACCTGATCGAACGCAAGATCACCAGCACCCCGCACCTGGGCGTGCAGGGCGGCAGCAACGGCGGCCTGCTCACCGGCAACATGCTGACCCAGTACCCGGAGCTGTTCGGCGCGGTCGTGGTGCAGGTGCCGCTGCTCGACATGAAGCGCTACAGCCACCTGCTGGCCGGCGCCTCGTGGATGGCCGAATACGGCAACCCCGACACCGACGACTGGTCCTTCATCAAGACCTTCTCGCCGTATCACCTGTTCGACCCCAAGCGCGAGTACCCGCCGGTGATCTTCATGACCTCGACCAAGGACGATCGCGTCCATCCGGGCCATGCGCGCAAGATGGCGGCGAAGATGCTCGATGCCGGCAAGAACGTGACCTACTACGAAAACATCGAAGGCGGCCACGGCGGCGCGGCCAACAACGCCCAGCAGGCGCATATGAGCGCGCTGGCCCTGACCTTCCTGTGGCAGCAGTTGGCCAAATGA